A window of the Candidatus Hydrogenedentota bacterium genome harbors these coding sequences:
- a CDS encoding prepilin-type N-terminal cleavage/methylation domain-containing protein, whose product MRSAGSDLMLSERHGFTLLELMLIVAIIAIIAAIAIPSLLRNRIQANESSAIGSLHSIVSAETCFHSGNSRYTGDITELTDAVPAYLDGDWEEGVIRSGYAFVLAGDDNGAYYKVNADTANFGVTGTRNFFVDASGVIRVSFTEEPADAESPPLTATRSEG is encoded by the coding sequence ATGAGGTCTGCCGGGAGTGACTTAATGTTGTCAGAACGTCATGGTTTCACGTTGCTTGAGCTGATGCTAATTGTTGCCATCATCGCCATTATTGCGGCGATTGCCATCCCCAGCCTTCTCAGGAACCGGATTCAAGCCAATGAGTCCAGCGCCATCGGCAGCCTTCATTCGATTGTTTCGGCGGAGACCTGTTTCCACAGTGGCAACAGCCGGTACACGGGGGACATCACGGAACTGACAGATGCCGTTCCCGCTTATTTGGATGGGGATTGGGAAGAGGGGGTTATTCGGAGCGGGTATGCGTTTGTCCTTGCCGGCGATGACAACGGCGCTTATTACAAGGTGAACGCGGACACCGCCAATTTTGGTGTCACGGGAACCCGCAATTTCTTTGTGGACGCATCAGGGGTGATCCGGGTTTCCTTCACGGAGGAGCCGGCCGATGCGGAGAGTCCGCCGTTGACGGCAACCCGGTCTGAGGGATAG
- the gpmA gene encoding 2,3-diphosphoglycerate-dependent phosphoglycerate mutase: MHKIVLLRHGQSTWNLENRFTGWTDVDLSDQGRAEAAAAGKLLREEGFEFDLVYTSVLKRAIRTMWLALDELDQMWLPVIRDWRLNERHYGGLQGLNKAETAEKHGEEQVKIWRRAFDIAPPPLEESDDRYPGHDRRYAGLSKAELPLTESLKDTIARFVPYWNDVIAPQVKSGRRVLIVAHGNSLRALVKHLDNISDADIINLNIPTGIPLMYELDDNLKPLASRYLGDPEAARKAAEAVANQGKAK, translated from the coding sequence ATGCACAAAATCGTGTTGCTTCGCCATGGACAAAGCACATGGAATCTCGAAAACCGTTTCACCGGATGGACTGATGTGGACCTCAGCGACCAGGGCCGTGCGGAGGCCGCCGCCGCCGGGAAACTGCTCAGGGAAGAGGGTTTCGAATTCGACTTGGTTTACACCTCCGTCCTCAAGCGCGCCATCCGCACCATGTGGCTTGCCTTGGACGAATTGGACCAGATGTGGCTTCCGGTCATCCGTGACTGGCGCCTGAATGAGCGCCATTATGGCGGGCTTCAGGGTCTGAACAAGGCCGAGACCGCCGAGAAACACGGCGAGGAGCAGGTGAAAATATGGCGCCGCGCTTTCGACATCGCACCGCCCCCGCTGGAGGAGAGCGACGACCGCTATCCCGGCCACGACCGCCGCTATGCGGGCCTGTCAAAGGCGGAACTCCCCCTGACGGAAAGCCTCAAGGACACCATAGCCCGCTTTGTGCCCTACTGGAATGATGTCATTGCCCCGCAGGTGAAGTCCGGCAGGCGGGTGCTCATTGTCGCCCACGGCAACAGTCTGCGCGCCCTCGTCAAACACTTGGACAACATTTCCGACGCCGACATCATCAACCTGAACATCCCCACGGGCATCCCGCTGATGTACGAGCTGGACGACAACCTCAAGCCGCTTGCCAGCCGCTATCTCGGGGACCCCGAGGCCGCCCGCAAAGCCGCCGAGGCCGTAGCCAACCAGGGCAAGGCCAAGTAA
- a CDS encoding TetR/AcrR family transcriptional regulator: METTPLETGNEAEARLLESALKLFSEKGYEGTSIREIIEGAGVTRPVLYYYFQNKEDLFRRLVESLFNEYATRLEGISQGYAESLGRLKALMRLTFMYAERNPLTIRLIFQMYFSPPMCGPKLDKNIFRRKRFQVVEQIIQEGLDHAELTGGDAQSLSLVFISIMDTHIMAKSHMPDIHLTDDLAEGLVDLFFYGACHKETPMSALVSPFKYV; this comes from the coding sequence ATGGAAACAACACCGCTGGAAACAGGCAATGAGGCTGAGGCGCGGCTGCTCGAAAGCGCGCTAAAGCTTTTTTCTGAAAAGGGGTACGAGGGCACGAGCATCCGCGAGATCATTGAGGGTGCGGGGGTGACACGCCCGGTGCTTTATTATTATTTTCAGAACAAGGAGGACCTCTTTCGCCGGCTTGTGGAGTCCCTGTTCAACGAGTATGCAACACGGCTCGAGGGCATTTCCCAAGGGTACGCGGAAAGTCTGGGCCGCCTGAAGGCGCTGATGCGGCTGACGTTCATGTATGCCGAGCGCAACCCGCTGACCATCCGGCTGATTTTCCAGATGTACTTTTCACCGCCCATGTGCGGGCCGAAGCTGGACAAAAACATTTTCCGGCGAAAACGGTTTCAGGTGGTGGAGCAGATTATCCAGGAAGGGCTGGACCACGCCGAACTTACGGGGGGCGACGCGCAGAGCCTTTCGCTGGTGTTTATCAGCATCATGGACACGCACATCATGGCCAAGTCGCACATGCCGGACATCCATCTGACGGATGACTTGGCGGAGGGGCTTGTGGACCTGTTCTTTTACGGGGCCTGCCACAAAGAGACGCCCATGTCGGCGCTTGTGAGCCCGTTCAAGTACGTCTAA